Genomic DNA from Theobroma cacao cultivar B97-61/B2 chromosome 3, Criollo_cocoa_genome_V2, whole genome shotgun sequence:
GAAAGTGGGGTAAAGGTGAAAAGGGTCTAGAATGGGGTAGAGCAAAGCCCAATAGGAGATAATGGTGGAAAAATCGAAGTGAACCTATTAGATCGAAAGACCAAAGCGTTGCAAGACCAAAAAGTGCCTACAGAGTCTAATGGGCCAAGTCCGTTAAGCCTAGTGAAAGTTGACTTGTTGATGGGGTGCGGGTTAAATAGAAACTTAAGTTTTAGAGGGTCTACATGGTTAAAAAGCATATTGGAGGTAGGCCAAGTGAAGGTTAAGGGATTCATAAAGGTTATGctgctagaaaaaaaaaaagaaaaggaaagtgaaattaagggaaaaacGGTGCAGCAGCATAAAGCTTTGGAGACTTAAAGTGAGAGGACTCCAATTGACAAAGGAAAGTCGAATAAGAGAGGTGATCTTGGTGAAGGTAGTGAGGATGTCTTAAGAGGTAGAGTTGAAATAGAGAACATAAGTATATGGAAGAATGTTGTCAAGCCCGGctttacaatatgtttattatgccattcttacatgagaatgcatgtttgcttacttgggtacctcgaaaatcgttaaaggacgacaatgtatcaaatggtacaattaagttgaattaagcctcgaactagtccaaatagagattttaagatgaaattgaaaattttaaaaccccagaatgacttaaaatggtgattcggagttcgaggaccgatttgaagttaaattggaattttcatgatctaagggcaaaatagtcattttgccacccgaggttaaaaattagaatgttggaagaagtttttgatcaagattgactatttagaacataatttgagtttgagaagtgaagaattttaatttcggcattttttTGAGGATAAgagcaaaatagtcattttgtcaccccaagggcaaaattgtaatttaagtggattttacccaatattatcatggataattgaggaaatttaagtggtggagagagattgcttaatgggtaagtatgacacatggaccaatggaatggtgacatgtgtcaaattttcatccatttattatttggcttaaaaatcagcacaaaatcagcccatttatcttcatatggctggccaaaggaagaaaagaaagaacaagaaccctagggtgaaaattcaagagaaaattggtggatttcaagtaatcaagcaatcaaaggtaaaatttcttgattttgacttgtgatctatctttcctatgcattcttttgcatttttcatggttgaatcacatgatttcatgatgggtctcttgctggccgaacacttagagagagattttgatggttattttggctagattttaagatattctagtgtttttagttgattagtgatgtgtagcatgaaaatcaagcaagaaaaattcatgttctcccatcacccatcattggccgaattctccatgtggaatattaatgatgattttgattttatttcaagtgatttggttaggaattagtgatttatggtgtgagaatcaagcttgaaaaattataatgttgatgcacccaccatggccgaattttccaagagaaaatgtgaggatgattttgccatctttcaagttatttaatttgtgtttgacgatttggagtattgggagaaaaatggaattatttggagttaaattggacatattggccaattaatcgattgatagatcgaattaggccaataccgttttatttaggtacacaattgaatttgtgtagaacaccgtgttttGACGATAATTCGAACAATTTACATctcatttcatgcattagtatagagcctgaattggttttataacaatttagcacaaatgtagtaaatggcttattgtgtattatgtctaggtggtgagtattctggcaaaagtaaagagatagcaCCTGAGGATCAAGAATTGGAGTACCTGAAATTCGACTctcgaaatagtgagtaaccttactatcgtcttaattatctaaagtggtttttttccgattttgtgattttatggaaaatgaatttcaatggtaaatctttatgttttataagtaaaatgtgattaaatgaaacaattatataaaattgtcttgaaattgaatgatggcttggaaaatagagtaattggagactaattgctgtgttataaatcatggtttgaattgaatggcttatgataatattggcatgaatggttgaattggtatttgtgttgaaaatgtatgaactgttaatttgccttgagaggctgtaaaataaaataattaccatgtcatgctgttgaattttattgaattggtgggttatataTTGGTCGCTGTAGTggacgggttccgtggactagcctattagaggggcacggtaaccctattatattcagaccttagtatgagaggcatggatggataactcctaaagttaacactttagagttcacttcacgccaaaccatcacgtgagggtgaattcaaccaacgccaaggaacggctatgctttcaaaataaaaacatgatttatgcgtacataactttttaacagccttggcggactcggttgggatagctctcagccaaggtatccttgataactgagtatgagaatgattttggcacgagccaaagttttaagaaattcataagccatgttgattactcgatttatatgaattgattttatttggttgaaatgagttgaaaggtgatgaattacagtatgttaaactattttatctgtctccatttactcagctttagatattttagatcgtatttgtttactcactgagattatattatctcaccacccttctttccacccatttcaggctcaggatagtcggtagatagctcactttatTGAGGGCTACACTtagacttgcatcctcaaaaattgtaggtttaccgcttttaatacttttggtcattcgtgggcccacgtgtcactgtaaattaaattttatactttggttatctgtaacaatatgtataaatttatttagcttttatgctacaaaaattatttaccggtaactctataaatattgttttataagaaaatagaatattttattgaatatttttattatattcaaatagtcataatttcatttcaaatgaatgttttagacatctaaacttatttttgattatgaaatatgtgtttcccactcgcatactacatttttagctggtttcgagatttttgagaaaaaattaccaaaatgcccctgtgagaaaaaaaatatttttctattgttttgatttggaaatagtttataatctctcaaaacatgatacttaacaactgttgctcacaggggaggtgcaaaaattgatattaaagccttgcgaggttccgatTAGCATTACGGGCAGTGAACGTTTATCGGGACGTCacggcgattgtcacgggctcgagaggagtaccgggtcatgacgAATGTGGTTAGAGATGATGGTGTGATAAGGGACTTTGTCTCAAGTGGAGAGGATGGTGAGTTAAACGAGAATGTAGAAATTGATGATGGAGGAtagtttattataaattaagaaGTAATAAAAGTAGAATAAGGAAGAGAGGTTTTTTCTTGAGCAAAAGATAAGGCAGGGtagtttaaacaaaaaaataaagcttattaaagaaaagaagggcAATGCAAAAGAGCAAAACAATAACTCCAAAGGTAGGCTCGACTAGCAATGGGAGAATAAGAGTTAAGAAATAGGCCAAGAAAGATTTGGAAGTGCATAATACAGAGTAAAACCTTTTGGGTTTAGACTCAGCCTAAATGTGGATGTTAGGAAAAGGAACTCAGTCATTAAGAGAGAAGTAGAAGCAATATGGGAGTTGACAAAGAGATTGGGTTTAAgcttttatgaaaataaagaaaatgtgaTCCAAAAGATAGTTGAGCTAAAGGTGGTGGACAAAGGTGTCGAGTTGCAAGCAACTTTGGATTGAGCCAATTAGTTAAGGAAGGATTGTATGGACAAAGGGAAAGGGAATGGTTTCCATATGGCAAGTTAAGTAATGCGTTCTAGCAAAGCTTGTTGTTTTGTCGTTGATTTAGCTTATCATATGTATTGGTTTAATTTTGATGTTGTGCCGCTAGGACAGTATTTGATATGTGTAGGTATTTTAGACTAGGATCCAACTGCCAATAATTTTAGATGTGGTTGAGTCCTAGTTGTTATGTATAGTTCTATCTACTTGGAGTCTGAATGCCATAAGACATATCAAGTTTAAGAACTTACAGACTTGTAGTGGCATCCAAGGGCTTCTAGACCACTTTATTATAAAAACCTAAccttttaaaggaaaaaaaatgctttTTGATATTAATTTTGAAGTCCTAACAAATTTTGTTGTTTACCTCATTAATGAGGTGACAACACTTGGTGGATTGATAACGTATGGAAGCTATAAATTGTTAAAGCGTCAAATattaatctatttttttattgctttcAATCAAGCTTCAACTAGTCATTTATTTCTAATAAGGCATaatgctaaaaaaaaaaaaaacttcttgaactaattaagaaaattcaaataagcccTTATTCTCTTATTGCATTCAATTAAgcccttatacttttattttggatcaaaCAAGACCTTATGactaatgattgactaattgccattaatcaaaatgttcattgtcattttatgtttatgtGACATTGATAATATTGAAAGTTGCTAGAATacgaaaaataatgagaacaaCTAGAAAAAATGGAATAAGTGCTTCATGTGTATAATAGTGAAAGTAAGCTAAAAAATTAGCAAGATTTATGGCTTACTTTCACCTTGGGATGTTTAAAAGAGTTAGGCTTTGTAGCTTAGATATGGAAGTAGTAAAGAAATCTTCCTTTTAACCTTTCCATGAAGTACAAGTGTTTATCCCTCTcatattttctctcttaccttgtttttttcttgaacCTTTTCACGTGTACCTTTTCCCGGTTACCTTCTACTTAAAAAGAAGTCTTATTACATTACTAATGTTCATTAAAACACTCATTACTTCAGTAACCACATAATGGATTTCTAAGCATTactataaaattattaattcaaTGGCcacataatgggtttcaataaTTGTTAGTCATTATCTACATTAATGCTCTTCTTATTACTATTGCTTGTTAAGTGCATTAAAGTTTATTCTTAAGTAACTGCTTATTCTGGCTCTATGTATATACAGCTTTGACAATTTATTTTGGGACAACAAGATTTCTTGAGTTAGTGCAAGCACATTTCGGCTATgagcttctctctctaattctCTTCTACTTAGTTCTCTAATTCTCTTCTACTTTGTCCTTTCTCATCATATTCTCAATTTGACTCTACTACTTTGACAATATTATTACTCTACCACTCACTTATTCTCTACCTATTCTCAACCTTactttactactcaccttttctctttcatgtGCCACAATATTCGATACTTCATAGAATGCTCCAATTTTCCTCTTCGTTACCTCCTATATGcctttttacttatttacaaCACTTCCCTTACAAAAACCCACTTTACACTTATATTAGTTGACACAAATGACAAAAGGAACttgaataatgaaaatttggacTTTATATTGCCCTCAAAATTTGAAACTCCCATATGCTTCCTTTAAGATTCTTTCTGGATAGATGGTCTCCATCTATTAGGAGCTGTTACCTCAGTACTATAAAGATCCTCTCaatatatacatttttttcacaaaattttttttaaaaaaggttAATTTTATCTTAGAATAAggtaaagaaaagtaaaatattctcaaGGAAATTAACGTTTCAAACAAAAAGCGTTGGGCAGTTGGCAATACTTTACAGGAAAACCTAATTCCTATGGAACCACTACTTAAAAGATTTATAGGGTACAGCCTGGAAACACAGCTGGTGTTACCAAACAAGCTAACAGCTTAATTTTTGAGTAAGTGAAACCGTGAAAGAGGctatataatatatactaaTCATGGAACCAGGAAGGCGGGGACTCTCCTACAGTCTGTCATTGCAGCCTTTTTCTGATCCATTGCATATCCTTCAAGTTTTAAGCTCCTAAATTGATATGTATGTAAGAAATAAGAGACCCCAACAATATATCCGAGTAGGATCTCAAATTCAAGTCTGATCAAGTGTCAACTCCAACAATAATTTGATCCCATTTTACCAATGAGTTTATGCAACATATGTCGGAAGTTTTAGGTTCAAAATCCAACTAAATATCTAGACATTTTGCTGCAGTatacaaattataatttaaagctGAAAGTTAGATATGAGAAGCAGTTTTGGTTTTGGGATTTCCTGGTATTCAGCAAATACATTGGAGTAGCTAAATCCGATTAGATGTACAGCACATTGTCTATACTGTTTTTGACCAGATGTACAGCACATTGTTGggcttgtttttgttttggacAATGTCAGTTTGCAACTTGTATTTATGATCATAGGGGGGTGTGGAAGGATGTACAGGATATGTATTTTTTGGACAGAAACTGAGGTTGACTCATGGCTAGCCTATGGCTATGATGTTTGAATTCTTGATTTAATTCAAGTATCAATGAAATTTGgctcataaaaaaataaaaaaactttccGATTCAGCAGAAAACTGGTATCTCTGATCCCCAATTTGTATCCTATTACTTGTAATCTGAACAAATAGAACCACTTAAAAACAAAcggaggaaaggaaaaaaagaacaatGTATATAATAGGAACTTTGGTTCGTTATTGCCTACAGGGAGTTTCAACAATTGTCTCCAATGCTGGCCTCCACGATCTCTGCTTGGAATACCTCTCCACCGAATCTGCTGTCTTGCTCACCGGATTCTCTGGTGTCTTGGCCTCGGACGGGAAAATGCAAAACTCAGTAAAGACAGGAAAAATTTTCCCAAAATTATTGAAAGTTGCATGTTTCAATGCCTTGGTAGCCTTGCAAGTGAGACAGCTCATTTCCTCATGTGTGAGCACTGAGTAGAGCAATTCCATGGGGAGAAGGAAGTAGACTTGGCGTCGCTCTAGCACTTCATCTGCTGTTAGACCGTGAATCCTGTAACCAACTTTTAGACTGCTTGAATCACAGACAAATTGTCCAGGATTCTCTAACATGAGATCCGCTGCTTTAACTGGTTTTGTATACATCTGCATATTCCCATCTGGGAATAGCACCTTCACTACTCCACTTGAGATGATTGAAGGTGCACAGGAAGCTGCGTTCCCCATTATCAAGAGACGGGTATACGCCGACGCTACACTAGATAAGTGGCTGAAAATGGGAAGGGGCGAGGAAGGTACTAGGAAAATGGGGAACCCTTCTCTTTAACATGAAATGAGTGGAAATGTGGCAGGCAGGCATCTAAGGGCTTGAGATTTGATGATATATGCATGCAAGGATGGTGGTTGAGCGATAAAGTGAAgggtttatttattttgctatACTTTTTAGCTTCACATATCACTATGAGACAACAAGGTGCAAGCAAATTACATGAGTCATGGACCTCATGGGCGTGTCATTGAGTGACTTAAAAAGCATATAGTTTAGTGCCTCTTTGCCTTTCTgtcttcttttaattttcatttgttaAGTAATAATGATTTAATTGCCAGGATCATGTGAGAATATATAAACTCCTTTAACCGTaatatatagataaatataAGCCCATttattacttaaaattttttcattatgGTAAAAATGTGTGTAAAGTTAGCTCAAATTGTTCTTATGGAATTGAATTCAcgagatttttattctaatgaAGAGAAAACATTCGACTTTTAAACCTTATCTCTCTTAAGGAGTGATAATAATGATTGGATCGAAAGGTAGTTATTCCATTTGTTAGACTATAGAAACTCATAAGAggcaaaaagaacaaaaatgggAAACTAGTCCAAATGTTCTTACCAGACTGATAAAGGAAGTCCAATGCTCGAGGCAGTTACCCTCATAAGTTATTCTTccaatatatttatattggGTTCCACTGTTTCTTTACTCTGCAATAAATAGTTTAATAAGGTGAGCACATGATGAGGCATGGACCAAAGGCTAGCGATTGTATCAGCCATCACAAAACGACACCACCAACCTTATGATTGAATATGGTAAGGAGCAATTTGTTCGATATTATTCTCTACGGCTGGTCACCTAACTTGATAAAGAATTAATCATACCTACAACACAACACAAATCCATTTTTTGTATACAAGATGTGATGGAATATACAAATACAGCTCTCAGATATGAACGATGAAGGAATATTTAGCCTGGGAGTTTTCCATGTCAAGtctttgttatttatttgCTAGCTTGCAAACAATTAGTCGAAAAGCCTCAAAAGTATTTAATATTCAATTTCCATATTtactttcaattaattttttcatcgtttttcaaatattaaattaaaattttcatattaattctaattgttttatttagaAGTCGGACTCGGTTGGAATGTCTAAAACTTTGGTTCAGATTTGcttattcatttaaattttattcggTATTCAAATaagtattttaaatatatttcaaatttaaaattaaataaaaataatatttaataatataataataataaatcttTGTCCGGTCTGGGGAAAGGTCCATTTACAACTAAAGAGTGGTTATACAAAGCAaatctataatatatatatatatatatatatatataatttattaattgacaaaaataatcatatttattcattataattctaaattttcattatattaataattatctaatttgtaaatatgtaaaattttaattgcaaCTAATCTTTAAAGGTTTATAGTaaacagaagaagaaagaaaaacttaaaacttaaaatatataaattttttttacagaGATTATAGTCCAAAAAGGAGTTCTCTCTATTGTGTTTTTATAGCTATTAACATAGAAAATATTGGCTGACACAATAATTAATCTAATCTTTTTATTTGGCTgactaaaaaggaaaattataatttaataaggAGTAAAAGATCCTGTGTGTAACaatctttatatttaaaaattaaagaaaatcaagttAGTAATTggattcaaattttcttttatttaaggAAGAGGGATTTTATATTTAACTCTTTGTGGATGCCAAATTATGCACTTACTATCACTGGAATATTCGGATGTtgttaattgtttttctacaattactaaataaaatattcaaatgttGTTAAATTATTGTTGAAATGTTAATGTAGGCAActttttgttaaatatttgaataaaaaactttaagtaaatttttattattaaaattattgataaaaaatccatttataacatgaaaaAGTCATTTCTCAAACAACTTGAATCCGAGGCAACCTTAAATCCAGATAAACTAACCTCAAAACAACTTTAATTCAAGATAATACTGGAATatatcttattattattattattaaatttattttatcttaagaAATTCAACAAAAGGTGCTATTCTTTTGGTCTGACAACccatatttgaatttaaaatatttaagtgaATCTCAACTTCTAATTATTGGAGTTAaagattaatatataatcattAACATTGCTATACTAACCAAAACAGAGATGAAAGTCTCCGATACCATGAGACAAACAAGCATCAAGGACTTCCTTAGAAAATTATGAAAGTCTTTGTTTTGAAGTTGTAAAACAGAGATGAACGAGTAATGAAGAAAACGATGATACCAAAAGCTATCTTACGTTCATTtgtttaattacaaaaatcaTATATTGTTGTCACATTCATTACACTTGTTGATAATATTAACAAGTGTTAAGCATAAGATTACCACAAAGCATGCAAAGTAACACGTATGAGACACTAAGATAGTAATGTAAACTTGCATCAATACTAGTACAACGAAGCAAAATATAACATTACAAAAGACATCTGTATTGAGGATGCATGCATTAATATCTAACACTCCTCCTTAATGCCTGCATGGTAAATGTTTAGTTTGCTTCTGAGGTATTCAAGTCCTGGTCCAAGTAAAGCCTTGGTCATTATATCTGTAAGCTGTAGCTCTGAAGAAAAATATTGGACATGGATATCTCCATTCTTTTCAGCATCACGAATGGCATGAAACTTGACCTGAATGTGCTTTGATTTGCCATGAAACACTAGATTTTTTGATATagctattttttaattattgtcaACCAGCAATGGAGTAGAATGACATTGTGAAAGTTTTAAGTCTGCCAGGACTTTCCTCAACCAGATGGCCTGATTAGATGTAGCTAATGCTGCAATGTATTCTGCCCCAGCAAAAGACTGAGCAACTAGTGTTTGCTTATGACAGCTCTAGCTGAATGGACCATTACCTAAAGTAAAAACACAACCAGAGAGGTTACGAAGATCATCAACATTTCCAGCCCAGTCACTGTCTGAATATCTTGAAAGACTCACCTAAGTGGTTCTAATGAAATAAATCACATGATTCTGAGTGCcttccaaatatttcaacaCACATTTTGCAACTGTCAAATGAAGATTTTTTGGTTCTTGCATGAATCTTGATAGCATACTAATAGAAAACATAATGTCTGAAGGAGAATAACACAAGTAGAGCAGGCATCCAATCATACTTCGATAAGTTAAAGGATCTTTGAGCTTCGTACCTTTACTAcatgaatatttttcattttacagGCAATGGAGTTATTGCTGCCTTATTTTACTCCATATGAAATCTCTTTAGAACATCTTAAATGTATTTCTTTTGTGAAAGTCTAACCCCATCAATAGATTGGCTAATTTTTAACCCTAAGAAAGAGCTCATCAAACTTACATCAGTCATATCGAACTCATTGtgcattttttctttaaacctCTGCAATGCTATGTTGTCTTCTTCTATAACCAGCAAGTCAACAACGTACAGTGAGACAATCATAGAAGGTTTAGCTGAAGAGCTATATGTGTATAAAGTTGCTTCATTACAGCTCTTGACAAACATCTGTTTAAGCAAACATGTATCCATTCTGTTATACCAGGTACGAGAAGCCTATTTAAGGCCATATAAGGCTTTTGTGCAACTTGAAAACCTTATCTTCATTTGTATTTTGGATGAATCCATCAGGCTGCTCCACATATACTTCTTCTTCCATGACACCAATAAGAAATGCATACTTAATATCTAAATGATACACATTCCAATTAAGTGCAACAGAT
This window encodes:
- the LOC18604373 gene encoding uncharacterized protein LOC18604373 is translated as MGNAASCAPSIISSGVVKVLFPDGNMQMYTKPVKAADLMLENPGQFVCDSSSLKVGYRIHGLTADEVLERRQVYFLLPMELLYSVLTHEEMSCLTCKATKALKHATFNNFGKIFPVFTEFCIFPSEAKTPENPVSKTADSVERYSKQRSWRPALETIVETPCRQ